One segment of Sylvia atricapilla isolate bSylAtr1 chromosome 8, bSylAtr1.pri, whole genome shotgun sequence DNA contains the following:
- the LOC136364532 gene encoding beta-microseminoprotein-like, with protein MNIIVACLLALAISMPLSDASCFFMPFKPATSSGEVVGCLDEKGEVHEFDSNWRTEDCNDCSCSRDGIGCCTSYMTPVDYDEGKCESIFSKETCSYKVVEKDDHSKECPVHSWVG; from the exons ATG AACATCATCGTGGCCTGCCTTCTTGCTCTTGCCATCAGCATGCCACTGTCTGATGCTTCTTGTTTCTTTATGCCATTCAAGCCAGCGACATCTAGTGGTGAGGTTGTAG GCTGCCTTGATGAGAAAGGAGAGGTCCATGAATTTGATTCCAACTGGAGAACTGAGGACTGCAATGattgctcctgctccagggatggaATTGGCTGCTGCACTAG CTATATGACACCAGTTGACTACGATGAAGGGAAATGTGAAAGTATTTTCAGCAAGGAGACTTGCTCTTATAAAGTCGTGGAGAAAGATGATCACTCCAAAGAATGCCCAGTCCATTCGTGGGTGGGGTAA